In Streptomyces puniciscabiei, a single genomic region encodes these proteins:
- the ilvN gene encoding acetolactate synthase small subunit, with amino-acid sequence MSKHTLSVLVENTPGILARIAALFSRRGFNIDSLAVGVTEHPDISRITIVVGVEDLPLEQVTKQLNKLVNVLKIVELEPGQAVQRELVLVKVRADNETRSQIVEIVQLFRAKTVDVSPEAVTIEATGSSEKLSAMLKMLEPFGIKELVQSGTIAIGRGARSITDRSLRALDRSA; translated from the coding sequence ATGTCCAAGCACACGCTCTCCGTCCTGGTGGAGAACACCCCGGGCATCCTGGCCCGGATCGCCGCCCTCTTCTCCCGCCGCGGCTTCAACATCGACTCGCTCGCGGTCGGCGTCACCGAGCACCCCGACATCTCCCGCATCACCATCGTGGTCGGGGTCGAGGACCTGCCGCTGGAGCAGGTGACCAAGCAGCTCAACAAGCTCGTCAACGTGCTGAAGATCGTGGAGCTGGAGCCCGGTCAGGCCGTGCAGCGCGAACTCGTGCTGGTGAAGGTCCGCGCCGACAACGAGACCCGCTCCCAGATCGTGGAGATCGTCCAGCTGTTCCGCGCCAAGACCGTCGACGTCTCCCCGGAGGCCGTCACCATCGAGGCCACCGGATCCAGCGAGAAGCTGTCCGCCATGCTCAAGATGCTGGAGCCGTTCGGCATCAAGGAGCTGGTGCAGTCCGGCACGATCGCGATCGGCCGCGGCGCCCGTTCGATCACCGACCGCTCGCTGCGCGCCCTCGACCGATCCGCGTAA